A genomic stretch from Caloenas nicobarica isolate bCalNic1 chromosome 3, bCalNic1.hap1, whole genome shotgun sequence includes:
- the EZR gene encoding ezrin: MPKPINVRVVTMDAELEFAIQPNTTGKQLFDQVVKTIGLREVWYFGLQYVDNKGFQTWLKLDKKVSAQEIRKENPLQFKFRAKFFPEDVAEELIQDITQKLFFLQVKEGILSDEIYCPPETAVLLGSYAVQAKFGDYNKDVHKPGYLNSERLIPQRVMDQHKLSREQWEERIQVWHAEHSGMLKENAMLEYLKIAQDLEMYGINYFEIKNKKGTDLWLGVDALGLNIYEKDDKLTPKIGFPWSEIRNISFNDKKFVIKPIDKKAPDFVFYAPRLRINKRILQLCMGNHELYMRRRKPDTIEVQQMKAQAREEKHQKKLEREQLENEKKKRETIEREKEQMLREKEELLVRLQEYEVKTQKAEKELSDQIQRAIQLEEERRRAQQEAERLEADRLAALQAKEELERQTMDQIKSQEQLATELAEYTAKIALLEEAKRRKESEVEEWQIRAKEAQEDLVKTKEELQLVMTAPPPPPPPVYEPVNYHVHDNLQDEGSEYSAYSAEFSSEGIRNDRNEEKRITEAEKNERVQRQLMALTDELAQARDENKRTHNDIIHLENMRQGRDKYKTLRQIRQGNTKQRIDEFEAM, from the exons aTCAATGTTCGAGTTGTTACCATGGATGCAGAGCTGGAGTTTGCCATCCAGCCAAACACGACAGGCAAACAGCTGTTTGACCAG GTGGTTAAAACCATAGGTTTACGAGAAGTGTGGTACTTTGGTCTTCAGTATGTGGACAACAAAGGATTCCAGACTTGGCTGAAGCTTGATAAAAAG GTTTCTGCTCAAGAAATCAGAAAGGAGAATCCCCTCCAGTTCAAATTCCGCGCCAAGTTCTTCCCAGAGGATGTGGCTGAGGAGCTGATCCAGGACATCACGCAGAAGCTCTTCTTCCTGCAGGTGAAGGAAGGGATACTCAGTGATGAGATCTACTGTCCTCCTGAAACAGCTGTGCTTCTTGGCTCCTACGCTGTACAGGCCAAATTTGGAGATTACAACAAAGATGTGCACAAGCCTGGATATCTAAATTCAGAGCGTCTGATCCCCCAAAG GGTGATGGACCAACATAAACTCTCCAGAGAGCAGTGGGAAGAAAGGATCCAGGTGTGGCATGCTGAACATAGTGGCATGCTCAA AGAGAATGCTATGCTGGAATATCTGAAGATTGCTCAAGACCTGGAGATGTATGGAATCAACTACTTTGAAATCAAGAATAAGAAAGGAACTGACCTTTGGCTGGGGGTTGATGCCTTGGGACTCAACATCTATGAAAAGGATGATAA aCTGACTCCAAAGATTGGGTTCCCCTGGAGTGAAATCAGAAACATCTCATTCAATGACAAGAAGTTTGTCATAAAGCCTATTGACAAGAAGGCACCT GACTTTGTATTTTACGCCCCTCGTCTGAGAATTAACAAGAGgatcctgcagctctgcatggGCAACCATGAACTGTATATGCGGCGCAGGAAGCCTGACACCATTGAGGTGCAGCAGATGAAAGCCCAGGCCCGGGAGGAGAAGCACCAGAAAAAACTGGAAAG GGAACaactagaaaatgaaaagaagaagagggagacaattgagagggagaaagagcaaatgttgagggagaaggaagagctgctggTGAGGCTACAAGAATATGAGGTGAAGactcagaaagcagagaaag AGCTCTCAGATCAGATCCAGAGAGCCAtccagctggaggaggaaaggagacgAGCCCAGCAGGAAGCAGAACGCCTGGAAGCTGATCGTTTGGCTGCTCTGCAGGccaaggaagagctggagaGACAAACTATGGACCAGATAAAGAGCCAGGAACAGCTG GCTACAGAGCTTGCAGAGTATACAGCCAAGATTGCACTTCTTGAAGAGGCAAAGAGGCGTAAAGAGAGTGAGGTTGAAGAGTGGCAAATCAGG GCCAAGGAAGCCCAGGAGGATCTGGTAAAGACAAAGGAGGAGCTACAGCTGGTAATGACTGCTCCGCCTCCGCCCCCACCGCCTGTCTATGAGCCAGTGAATTACCATGTCCATGATAACTTGCAAGATGAAGGATCTGAGTACTCTGCCTACAGCGCAGAGTTCTCCAGTGAGGGGATCAGGAACGACCGCAACGAGGAGAAACGCATTACGGAAGCGGAGAAGAACGAACGTGTGCAGAGGCAACTGATG GCGCTGACAGATGAGCTGGCCCAGGCTAGAGATGAAAATAAGAGGACCCACAATGATATTATCCACTTGGAGAACATGCGACAGGGACGTGACAAGTACAAGACGCTGCGGCAGATCCGGCAAGGCAACACCAAGCAGAGAATTGATGAGTTTGAGGCGATGTAA